The proteins below are encoded in one region of Triticum aestivum cultivar Chinese Spring chromosome 1B, IWGSC CS RefSeq v2.1, whole genome shotgun sequence:
- the LOC123110998 gene encoding transcription factor MYB61, which translates to MGRHSCCYKQKLRKGLWSPEEDEKLMNHITKHGHGCWSSVPKLAGLQRCGKSCRLRWINYLRPDLKRGAFAQDEEDLIVELHAVLGNRWSQIAAQMPGRTDNEIKNLWNSSLKKKLRQKGIDPNTHKPLTEADRSGAAPTISTERTSGSSDVNPSSAGAQGNFGHLLSETAQSSMLLPVYDKKHPETPSLARPKVPAKELFLDQLTAGHESPSSCRSSGPTLYFPFQQQLGYSNECGSGDGANMNMNSLWFNQNDFNCSTISTVMPTVSPSALSTPMGLNLPPDNHRHGGTGIGSAPFYWGGVNPSSSGSTGSSGSNSMGFEPQSTNSILENSVFPWTDIGVGQEKDTRVQLVEELKWPDLLHGTFAEATTAMQNQSQSLYDDVIKAESQFNMEGICASWFQNQQPQQQLQAASDMYDKDLQRMPLSFEHI; encoded by the exons ATGGGGAGGCATTCGTGCTGCTACAAGCAGAAGCTGAGGAAGGGGCTCTGGTCCCCTGAGGAGGATGAGAAGCTCATGAACCACATAACCAAGCATGGCCATGGCTGCTGGAGCTCTGTCCCTAAACTTGCAG GGCTCCAAAGGTGTGGCAAGAGCTGCAGGCTGAGGTGGATAAACTACCTGAGGCCAGACCTTAAGAGAGGTGCCTTCGCTCAGGACGAGGAAGACCTCATCGTTGAACTCCATGCTGTGCTTGGGAACAG GTGGTCTCAAATTGCAGCACAGATGCCTGGGAGGACTGACAATGAGATTAAGAACCTCTGGAACTCGTCCCTCAAGAAGAAGCTGCGGCAGAAGGGCATTGACCCCAACACCCACAAGCCCCTCACCGAGGCTGATCGCAGTGGAGCAGCTCCCACCATCAGCACCGAGAGGACCTCTGGTTCCAGTGACGTCAACCCGTCAAGCGCTGGTGCTCAAGGGAACTTCGGTCACCTCCTCAGCGAGACAGCCCAATCGTCAATGCTGCTGCCGGTGTATGACAAGAAGCACCCTGAAACTCCAAGCTTGGCACGACCTAAGGTGCCAGCAAAGGAGTTGTTCCTGGACCAGCTTACTGCTGGTCACGAGAGCCCATCAAGCTGCCGTTCATCAGGTCCAACGCTGTATTTTCCTTTCCAGCAGCAATTAGGCTACAGCAATGAGTGTGGCAGTGGAGATGGTGCAAATATGAACATGAACTCACTCTGGTTTAACCAGAATGATTTCAACTGCAGCACAATCTCCACTGTGATGCCAACAGTTTCACCATCAGCCCTCTCGACACCGATGGGACTGAACCTCCCACCAGACAATCACCGCCATGGGGGCACTGGCATAGGCAGTGCCCCTTTCTACTGGGGTGGTGTTAATCCTAGCAGCAGCGGTAGTACCGGGAGCAGCGGAAGCAACAGCATGGGGTTCGAGCCACAGAGCACGAACTCAATTCTGGAGAACAGTGTATTCCCATGGACAGATATCGGAGTTGGGCAAGAAAAAGATACCAGAGTTCAGTTAGTGGAGGAACTCAAGTGGCCTGACTTGCTTCATGGAACCTTTGCAGAGGCAACCACAGCGATGCAGAACCAGAGCCAATCACTATACGATGATGTGATCAAAGCAGAGAGCCAGTTCAACATGGAAGGGATATGTGCTTCTTGGTTCCAGAATCAGCAGCCACAGCAACAGCTGCAAGCAGCATCAGACATGTATGATAAAGACTTGCAAAGAATGCCCTTGTCTTTTGAGCATATCTAG